In Capricornis sumatraensis isolate serow.1 chromosome 6, serow.2, whole genome shotgun sequence, the genomic window CATGTATATTGACCTTGTTTCTGAAATGAAACATGTTTTTATTGAATTGTCCTGGATGTTAATGACATTAATATTGATATTAATTATTTATCAAGATCTCATTGACGTTAACATTGCCACCTCTAATTACATccttcattatattttctttctctgtatttgcccatcttttttgttgttgtagtttTAGTATTAATAAGTATTTAGTATTATTTGAATTTcggcttttcttcctcttcaaggTAATAGTGGGGTTTATGTTTAAAGCAATCAACAGATGTTTTCATTCATAAGTAGCTTGTATTTATTATCTTGAGTGCTGTATGTTTGGGTCTTAAGtgcattgatttctgctttactgtTAATATTGCTTTTACGTTTTCTTAAAGCTACTGAATTAATTTGTTTTagtatttatctggctgtgcttggtctctgttgctgtgcgggctttctctagttgtggtgcttgggcttctcattgcagcagcttctctaattgaggagcaggggctccaggtgctcaggcttcagtagttgcggctcatgggctgAGTGGTTGCGACTCCCAGACTCtagacacaggctcagtagttgtggcttacgTGCTTAGTGGCTCtgaggcatatgagatcttcttggaccagggatcaaaccggtgtcccttgcattacaaggcagattcttaaccactggaccaccagggaagcccttttacatattttttttggacacttgtcatactcctttcaaTTCTCCATTGCCATTGATTTAAACCCAGTATACTTTTGAAAGCAATTTAGAGTTTCTCTTAAGTTTTGAATGAAAAATTGCaaaattaaaactgcaaaaaTTAACCTATTggcagagttccctggtggtccaaaatcactgcagatggtgattgcagccatgaaattaaaagaggcttactccttggaaggaaagttatgaccaacctagacagcatattcaaaagcagagacattactttgccaacaaaggtccgtctagtcaaggctgtggtttttcccgtggtcatgtatggatgagagagttggactgtgaagaaagctgagtgctgaagaattggtacttttgaactgtggtgttggagaagactcttgagagtcccttggactgcaaggagatccaaccagtccatcctaaaggagatcagtcctgggtgttcattagaaggcctgatgttgaaactgaaactccaatactttggccacctgtttcaaagagttgactcattggagaagaccctgatgctgggagggattggggacaggaggagtaggggatgacacaggattagattgctggatggcatcactgacttgatggacatgagtttgagagaactccgggagttggtgatggacagggaggcctggcatgctgcgattcatgggattgcaaagagtcagacatgactgagcaactgaactgaactgaactggtggtccagttgttaggacttccactgctgtgggcctgggttcagtccctagtcatgaagctaaaatcccacaacctgcatggcacagccaaagataaataaatacatttttaaaagtaattttaaccGATTTTACTGTTCCCTTCTAGTTCTTATTGGGGCTCTTGCTTTTAGCCAATAGAGTAAGTGTTCATAGGAGACATGATGAGAATAGGTATGCACATGAATTTATGTTCAagtatctgtatgcaggtcaggaagcaacagttagaactggacatggaacaacagactggttccaaataggaaaagaagtatgtcaaggttgtatattgtcaccctgcttatttaacttatgtgcagagtacatcatgagaaacgctggactggaagaaacacaagctggaatcaagattgtggggagaaatatcaataacctcagatatgcagatgataccacctttatggcagaaagtgaaaaggaactaaagagcctcttgatgaaagtgaaagaggagagtggaaaagttggcttaaaactgggcattcataaaacgaagatcatggcatctggtcccatcacttcatgggaaatagatggggaaacagtggaaacagtgtcagactattttttggggctccaaaatcactgcatatggtgactgcagccatgaaattaaaagctgcttactccttggaagagaagttatgaccaacctagatagcatattcaaaagcagagacattactttgccaacaaaggtccgtctagtcaaggctgtggtttttcccgtggtcatgtatggatgagagagttggactgtgaagaaagctgagtgccgaagaattggtacttttgaactgtggtgttggagaagactcttgagagtcccttggactgcaaggagatccaaccagcccattctgaaggaggtcagccctgggatttctttggaaggaatgatggtaaagctgaaactccaatactttggccacctcatgcaaagagttgactcattggaaaaactctgatgctgggagggattgggggcaggaggagaaggggacgacagaggatgagatggctggatggcatcactgactcgatggacgtgaatctgagtgaactccgggagttggtgatggacagggaggcctggcgtgctgcgattcatggggtcgcaaagagctagacacaactgagcgactggactgaactgaactgataaacagaCAAGAGGTTCTAAAAGACTAGTGAAAATAAATTGAcagtttatttaagaaaataaaaacatgttaatTTTGAATGTGCTTAGCAtgatggttggagaaggcaatggcacccgctccagtactcgtgcctggaaaatctaatggatggaggagcccggaatgctgcagtccatggtgtcgctgagggtctgacacgactgaatgacttcattttcacttttcactttcatgatttggagatggaaatggcaagccactccagtgttcttgcctggagaatcccagggacgacggagccaggtgggctgccgtctctggggtcatacagagtcggacatgactgaagcgacttagcagcagcagcaggtaccatAGCAGAGGTAtccctcttttttcccctgaacATTACCTGTAAAAATTACCTGCAAGTATCTTCTGATGTGAGAACCTAGTTTTCCATTACTTCCTTCtggattttttaatataattgaaatttttaaaaaatacattatttttatgtatcGTTCTCTATGAGACTGAAAGTTTCCACATAGAAGATACTGAGTTAGATTTATTTACCAGTGTTTCTTAAAGGCAATTCCACCATCTGCCACTTTGATACTCAATACATGTGAcatgaactgaatgaatgaatgagtagataAGTGTTACCATCAGTGACTCACTTTTGTTTAGAATACTGAAGATTGAATTTAGTTGTTAAGAATAAACAGACTCAGTGTCTGGATTTCTACACAAAGACCACTTCACAAATATGTTTCCAGTGAGGCAGTGGAGATCTTCACCTGTGgagatttctttcatcaaaacaCAGGATTTTCTACTTAAATACTCATTGCTGGATTAGTTCATTTTTGGGTTTATTCAATCATTCAGTAAAAATATGTTTGGAAATGCCATCCACTAAAAGAGAGCAGAATAAATTtgatctcacacacacaaaaagaaaactaaagagtttgataagaatttaataaataaaacatcatATTTAATGAAATGGAAAGCTGAACATATTTCCTAAATCTTAATACAATGTGAAGGCAAATAtccttatatgaaaatataaatatgacaagtataaataaataataaataaatcagggGAATAATCACTTAAGGACTGATGACCCTAGAGCTGAGTTTTTAACATCCTTGCTTAATACTACAAAATATATGCTTAAGTAATTCAGTAAATTTTGTGGCTAAAGCAGAAATCAGAAACTTCTGAAATGACCACAGGTGAGTGTGCAAGGCTGATGTGACATCTTAGTGAGTGAGAGTCATTTCAAGGTGAGTTCAGATCTCCACCCATCTTTCTTAACCTTTCTTGCAAGCTGGTTGACGATGAGAGGGCTTTCATCATCTCCACTCTGAGGATTTCCCAGGCGCAGTCGCTGTATCCCTTCTCTTGCAGGTAGACACGGATGCCCTGGAAGTACCTCTTCACGGCCAGGGTGGGGCCCGTCCTTCCCAGGGCAGAGTCTTCCTCTCCCATCACCTGCCCCAGGCAGGCGTCCAGGTCGTCCAGCTGCTGATGGAGTCCAGTGCGGAGCTGCTCCAGGAGGGTGGTGTCCCAGGCAGCAGAGGAGCGCTCTGTGTGGAAGAGGTTGAAGCTCTGCTGGAGCATCTCGTGGAGCACAGAGATGGCCTGGGCCTCCTGGAGCTGGCcgccctccaccatctcctgggggaAAGCGAAGTCTTTTCTGTCCTGCAGACAGAAGCGAGGGGAGATTCTCCTCATTTGGCCCAGGAGCCTGAGGTTCTTCCTGCCAACCAGCACGTGGTTCTGAGACAGGTCACAGCCCAGGGATCCTCCCGGGCCGTAGCTGACCAGCACCAGGGCCATGAGTAGAGAGAGCACGAAGGCCATGGGGAAGATGCGGCTGCTGCTGGGCTGGCTGAGACGGCGTCTGGGGGAACCTTGAGGTAGGTTCTCTGATGCCATGCTTTCTAAGTGAGGCCATTAAATAGGGAACAtggtaattttcattttctagtcATTTCTCTACACTTTTAGTTccttttttgattttcatttatgtgTTCACAATATGATCAAAGAAAATGTCATCAATCTAAACTATTAATTTTGTGTATTTCCCAATAACTTCCTATGTGCCCATCCAAATGGATATTTATCAATCAAATGAGAAAGGTCTTTTTCTTAACTCAGGAGTGACGTATGTGTGTAATTACACACATTATTGCTTTTTGTCTCTCATGCGTAAATGTTGCTCTCCTCTTGTCCATAAACACATCTGCAGCCCTGATCTTAGGCTCCACTTTTCCCTCTTACTTTACACAGGAAACCAGGCTCCCTCAGCtctgtatttctgtatttataaagTATTTACCAGTTCACTGGCAATTAAGCTCTTTGAAATAAATGATGTTTGTCTTTAGTGTTTGATTTAGAGAAGATTCTGAATATTATGAGTCCATGAGCTTCCCCTATGTTTCTCTTCCTTCTAGAACACGTTCCTGCAGGTCCATGTGGTTGTGCTTCAGGGAACCATGGAGTCAGGACTATTGCAGAAATCACGCTTTCTTTCTACCATTTTCATACTGGAGACCTATTGTCCTTCACTGGCTGGGCCAATACCCCCACCAGAATCCTGGTTCTTCTCAGGGAACATGGGTGAGGAGACTAATTCCAGGATGATTGTGTTTCCCCAGCAGCACCTCACTCACAGGGAGAGATCACATGGCGCCACCCCCTGTCCTCTGGGTGACAGAGTCCCCTTGCTCACCTGTTGGACTCCCTCCCTGCAGACAGGCTCACCACAGCCTGAGGATGCGAAAAATCTCCTTTCTGTGGAGGGCTTGTTTACTTGTTGGGAAAATAGATGGTCTTCCTAAACCCCCACCTTCTCCTCTGGAACGTTTGTGTGAAGGACTCGAGTTCCCAGTGGTGACCCCTCTTCTCCTGGCCCATATCCCCAAGTGTCCTAAGTGTCAGTATTGCCCACATGCTGAGAGTACGGTGCATTTCTGCAAGTAGACAGAGGAATTATCCAACTGCCATTATTTTACCTTTAGTagagagaaaatttttattttaccaagGATAGATTTTATCATTCTACTCTCTTAATTTTTTGAACACATGTGATGTTCAGAGTTTCTGAGTTGGAGGAATGAGATTCAGTGGTGTTGCTGTCTCTCATCAGAAGTTTATGTCACAGAACCCGGTGAGCTTCAGTTGCTCCTTCAGTCAGTTGATTCCACTGGGCTCCTTTGTTCCTGTGTCTCTGTCTTCCTCTGAGAATGCAGGGCAGTGAGACTCACGCTACTCAGTCAGGGGAAATAGCCTTCTTTCTTTGCTTGTGGGTGATTCTTCAGTTGaagttgttttaatttatattgacaTACTGGGCAAGACGAGTCTCACTGCGCCTGCTCTAGTCCTAATTCATGATGAGGTGAGAAGAataaaaggaagtaaagaaaGCCAGAGGGGCTGTACTCTCATTTTCAAGACTTtagattttcttgtttttctttgcacCTTTCCTAGAAAGTAAAATtcaagatgagaaaacaaatgtagaccaaaagaaaacaaatgtcaaTCTGAATGTCATGAATATGAAAAAAGGGAAGTGGCTTTCCCCTGACACAGTGACGTATTCTGAGTTAGCAAACTTCAGTGCAGCACAGCGGGGGACATGCTGAGGCAGAGGGGAAGGATGAGGCCTGTATGAACAGCAGAAAGGCTGGGACAGGGCTGGGTCTGCCAGAAACTCAATGCAGGAAAAGTTCTGGGTCCGTTGACTGCCCTTTGC contains:
- the LOC138080923 gene encoding interferon omega-1-like — translated: MAFVLSLLMALVLVSYGPGGSLGCDLSQNHVLVGRKNLRLLGQMRRISPRFCLQDRKDFAFPQEMVEGGQLQEAQAISVLHEMLQQSFNLFHTERSSAAWDTTLLEQLRTGLHQQLDDLDACLGQVMGEEDSALGRTGPTLAVKRYFQGIRVYLQEKGYSDCAWEILRVEMMKALSSSTSLQERLRKMGGDLNSP